One window of the Leptospira koniambonensis genome contains the following:
- a CDS encoding bactofilin family protein yields MALVKNSSEVTNSTIGENSYFNGKFFINGSLKIDGKFEGKSLQAEQLYIGASGKVRTNITAASVIVEGIVIGNITARNRVMLLPTSRILGDIRTPELIIQNGVVLEGRCIISSDLKHSNKDHIELEYAKDSLTLERLFGKQTTAKEA; encoded by the coding sequence ATGGCACTTGTTAAGAACTCCTCCGAAGTTACAAACTCCACAATCGGCGAAAATTCCTACTTTAACGGAAAATTCTTCATCAATGGATCCTTAAAGATTGATGGAAAGTTCGAAGGAAAATCTCTCCAAGCGGAACAATTGTATATCGGAGCTTCCGGTAAAGTTCGCACAAACATCACTGCTGCCAGCGTCATTGTAGAAGGTATCGTAATCGGAAATATCACCGCTCGTAACAGAGTAATGCTTCTTCCTACCTCCAGAATTTTGGGAGATATCCGCACACCGGAATTGATCATCCAAAACGGAGTGGTACTCGAAGGACGTTGTATCATTTCCAGCGACCTCAAACATTCCAATAAAGATCATATCGAATTAGAATACGCTAAAGACTCTCTAACCTTAGAAAGACTTTTCGGTAAACAAACAACAGCTAAGGAAGCTTAA
- a CDS encoding SBBP repeat-containing protein — translation MRSFFNRTLLLFVLLLLNFCSSPNGGNDFLPLLATMFSSPVEDPYIEPDCVLSSDPLGHKNTDPLKILANFGDRIFIIGETSDNLGGKNPNGYTMPFVMKFSNTATCRDWITILVDKPGTGGQIKSAGVDMFGNTFILGISNGNVGGETCTTSCRFLTKLDLGGDFVWTKFLSFAPSEIQVNSDGYVFLVGETSTTLNGQVPSGSSDAFLIKYDTDGNLLSTTLLGASGKRTRADRLTLDSSGNIYFSGITYGSLGGQTTPGTSGTVFIAKYDSNIAFQWSRNFALTVNQYIPTGMTTDPSGNVYLGGNRDGAGFVDGISVPGTMNTYVAQYDPSGAKQWTKAVGYNNTNVRQAGLAFVSNQVYTYGTVSGNGFPVSATGLSDVFFTSYDTSGTHTGTSRVGYENKYTYARSIYALTTGSLYYSFAIQDSKTLNIVGKTAFPY, via the coding sequence ATGAGATCTTTCTTCAACCGAACACTTCTTCTTTTCGTATTACTTTTATTAAACTTCTGCAGTTCCCCAAATGGTGGTAATGATTTTCTTCCTCTATTGGCGACCATGTTCTCTAGTCCTGTCGAAGATCCATATATAGAGCCTGACTGCGTCCTTAGTTCAGATCCTTTGGGGCATAAAAATACTGACCCTCTAAAGATCCTAGCTAATTTCGGCGACAGAATATTTATAATCGGCGAAACCTCGGATAATCTTGGAGGTAAAAATCCAAATGGTTATACTATGCCTTTTGTAATGAAATTTTCTAATACTGCAACATGTAGAGATTGGATTACTATACTCGTAGATAAGCCTGGAACGGGAGGACAGATCAAAAGCGCCGGAGTCGATATGTTCGGTAACACATTTATTTTGGGAATCTCCAATGGGAACGTAGGCGGTGAAACCTGCACAACAAGTTGCCGCTTCCTCACCAAATTGGATTTAGGCGGAGATTTTGTTTGGACCAAATTCCTTTCCTTCGCTCCAAGCGAAATCCAAGTCAACTCTGACGGATATGTATTTTTGGTAGGAGAAACCAGCACCACTTTGAATGGACAAGTTCCTAGTGGAAGCTCAGACGCCTTTCTAATTAAATATGATACGGACGGAAATCTACTTTCGACGACTTTATTAGGTGCGAGTGGAAAACGTACTCGAGCCGATCGGCTTACACTAGACTCTAGCGGAAATATTTATTTTTCCGGAATCACATACGGTTCATTAGGGGGACAAACTACGCCAGGTACAAGTGGAACTGTATTCATCGCAAAATATGATTCGAATATAGCTTTCCAATGGTCTAGAAATTTTGCACTGACTGTAAATCAGTACATTCCAACAGGTATGACTACTGATCCGAGTGGAAATGTTTATTTGGGGGGCAATAGAGATGGAGCCGGATTTGTAGATGGGATTTCTGTTCCAGGAACTATGAACACTTATGTGGCTCAGTATGATCCTTCCGGAGCTAAACAATGGACAAAAGCAGTTGGATATAACAATACAAACGTCCGACAAGCCGGACTAGCGTTTGTCTCGAATCAGGTTTATACGTATGGAACAGTATCCGGTAATGGGTTCCCAGTTTCTGCCACGGGCTTATCGGATGTATTCTTTACATCTTACGATACTTCCGGAACTCACACGGGAACTAGCAGAGTCGGCTACGAGAATAAATATACTTATGCTCGTTCTATCTATGCCTTAACAACGGGCTCATTATATTATTCTTTTGCGATACAGGATTCGAAAACCTTAAATATCGTTGGAAAAACCGCTTTCCCTTATTAA
- a CDS encoding GNAT family N-acetyltransferase: MTYTIRKLSSNETPPMDLLLLADPNEKIIQSYWDRANCYILESGNSEVLGVYVLLTTRPGTSEIINVAVKEGEQGKGFGKKLVLHAISQAREDGFHTLEIGTGNAGIGQLGLYQKCGFRITGIDFDFFTKNYPEPIYENGIHCRDMIRLSLDL, encoded by the coding sequence ATGACCTATACGATCAGAAAACTTTCTTCTAATGAAACTCCGCCTATGGATCTTCTTCTTCTCGCAGATCCGAATGAAAAAATTATACAGTCGTATTGGGACAGAGCCAACTGCTATATACTCGAGTCTGGAAATTCGGAAGTTTTAGGAGTTTACGTACTTTTGACGACTCGTCCTGGAACTTCTGAGATCATTAATGTAGCAGTGAAAGAAGGAGAACAAGGCAAGGGGTTTGGGAAAAAATTGGTGCTTCATGCGATTTCCCAGGCAAGAGAAGACGGTTTTCATACCCTCGAAATTGGGACAGGCAATGCAGGGATTGGCCAATTGGGTTTGTACCAAAAATGCGGATTTAGAATTACTGGGATCGATTTCGATTTTTTTACCAAAAATTATCCTGAACCGATCTATGAGAACGGGATCCACTGCCGGGACATGATCCGACTGAGTCTGGATCTGTAA